A genomic stretch from Microtus pennsylvanicus isolate mMicPen1 chromosome 11, mMicPen1.hap1, whole genome shotgun sequence includes:
- the Cd300e gene encoding CMRF35-like molecule 2, which translates to MWLGPGLLLLCLRGCFSLTGPGSVSGYVGGSLHVQCQYGKSYKNHVKYWCRGPHDTECETLVEIKGNGEEKKNGRVSIRDHAENFTVTVTMEDLSLDDAGSYWCKIQTFFIWDSWSRDLAVLVKVHVFPAPTTVETTLPATTPILPLVNAGYLRVSFIEMFLLQVWSLLSSIHFQVLVFLKLPLLLSMLCAVFWVNRLQKIPEGNLE; encoded by the exons ATGTGGCTGGGCCCAGGTCTGCTCCTTCTCTGCCTGCGAG GCTGCTTCTCTCTGACTGGCCCTGGCTCAGTGTCTGGCTACGTGGGAGGCTCTCTCCATGTGCAGTGTCAATATGGAAAGTCATACAAGAACCATGTGAAATACTGGTGTCGAGGACCGCACGACACGGAATGCGAAACTCTTGTGGAAATCAAAGGAAacggggaggaaaagaagaatggCCGAGTGTCCATCAGAGACCATGCTGAGAACTTCACCGTGACGGTGACCATGGAAGACCTCAGCCTAGATGATGCTGGATCTTACTGGTGCAAGATTCAGACTTTCTTTATCTGGGATTCGTGGTCACGTGACCTCGCGGTCCTTGTAAAGGTACATGTTTTCCCAG CCCCAACTACCGTGGAGACCACACTCCCAGCTACAACTCCTATCCTCCCACTAGTGAATGCTGGATACCTGAGGGTTAGCTTCATTGAGATGTTCCTCCTCCAAGTATG GTCCCTGCTCAGCAGCATCCACTTCCAGGTCCTGGTCTTCCTGAAGCTACCACTGCTTCTGAGCATGCTCTGTGCTGTCTTCTGGGTGAACAGACTTCAGAAGATCCCTGAGGGGAATTTAGAATGA